The following coding sequences are from one Arachis hypogaea cultivar Tifrunner chromosome 7, arahy.Tifrunner.gnm2.J5K5, whole genome shotgun sequence window:
- the LOC112703402 gene encoding uncharacterized protein, translated as MASLLNTVSPAANFHAKAKRNAPGFFHSHAPNFHSLSLNKGFSRVLASTQVTVSPKDAVFTLPNWRVGKSDQKSKELRMNDAFLQLEYMVEKGHKPDVIQVTQLLYDLCKANKSRKAVRVMEMTVGSGVIPDASSYTFLVNYLCKRGNVGYAMQLVEKMEAHGFPTNTVTYNTLVKGLCMHGNLNQSLQLLDRLIKKGLVPNAFTYCSLLEAAYKERGVDKAMNLLDEIIAKGGELNLVSYNVLLTGLCKEGRIEEAIRFFREFPAKGLSPSVVSYNILLRSLCYDGRWQEANELLAEMVKEGQSPSVVTYNILITSLSLRGKTEQAFEVLDEMIRSGFKMTATSYNPIISRLCKEGKVDLVVQCLDQMIYRRCQPNEGTYNAIATLCEEGKVQEAFFIIQSLGNKQNYTMHEFYKTVISSLCRKGNTYPAFQMLYEMTKYGFVSDSYTYSSLVRGMCREGMLDGAIEIFRILEENGYTPDVDNYNALILGFCKSRRTDTAMQIVQMMINKGCVPNETTYTIIVEGLAFDGEMDMAAEISKALYLKEALSQSTFERLSMQYDFKE; from the coding sequence ATGGCTTCACTGCTGAACACAGTGTCCCCTGCTGCGAATTTTCATGCAAAAGCAAAAAGAAATGCTCCTGGTTTCTTCCATTCCCATGCCCCAAATTTCCATTCTTTGTCGCTTAACAAGGGTTTTTCCAGAGTTTTGGCATCAACCCAAGTCACAGTTTCCCCAAAAGATGCTGTTTTCACACTTCCCAATTGGAGGGTTGGGAAGAGTGACCAGAAGAGTAAGGAGCTTAGGATGAACGATGCATTTCTTCAGTTGGAATATATGGTGGAGAAGGGACACAAGCCTGATGTAATTCAAGTAACGCAGCTTTTGTATGATCTTTGCAAGGCAAATAAGTCTAGGAAAGCTGTTAGGGTGATGGAGATGACAGTAGGTTCCGGCGTTATACCTGATGCGTCTTCGTACACATTCTTGGTGAATTATTTGTGCAAGAGAGGGAATGTTGGCTATGCAATGCAGTTGGTTGAGAAAATGGAGGCACATGGTTTTCCAACTAATACTGTTACTTATAACACGCTGGTTAAAGGGCTTTGTATGCATGGGAATTTGAACCAAAGCTTGCAGCTTTTGGATCGGCTAATCAAGAAGGGGCTGGTGCCAAATGCATTCACGTATTGTTCCTTGCTCGAAGCTGCTTATAAGGAACGGGGAGTAGACAAAGCCATGAATCTCCTAGATGAGATAATTGCCAAGGGTGGAGAGCTTAATTTGGTTAGTTACAATGTTTTGTTAACTGGATTGTGCAAGGAAGGTAGAATTGAAGAAGCTATTCGGTTCTTTCGGGAGTTTCCTGCAAAAGGATTAAGTCCGAGTGTTGTGAGTTATAACATTTTGCTAAGGAGTTTGTGCTATGATGGGCGATGGCAGGAGGCGAATGAGCTTTTGGCAGAGATGGTTAAAGAAGGCCAGTCTCCCTCGGTAGTTACTTATAACATATTAATCACTTCTCTTTCGCTCCGGGGGAAAACAGAACAAGCTTTCGAAGTTTTAGATGAAATGATACGGAGTGGATTCAAGATGACGGCTACAAGCTATAATCCGATTATTTCCCGTCTATGCAAGGAAGGGAAAGTGGATCTTGTAGTTCAGTGTCTAGACCAAATGATTTATCGACGTTGTCAACCTAATGAAGGTACATACAATGCTATTGCGACACTCTGTGAGGAGGGGAAGGTGCAGGAGGCATTCTTTATAATTCAAAGCTTGGGTAATAAACAAAACTACACTATGCATGAGTTTTACAAAACTGTGATTTCAAGCCTGTGTAGGAAAGGGAACACATATCCAGCTTTTCAAATGTTATATGAAATGACAAAGTATGGATTCGTATCAGATTCCTATACGTATTCATCTTTGGTAAGAGGAATGTGTAGGGAGGGAATGCTAGACGGGGCCATTGAGATATTTAGGATCTTGGAGGAAAATGGCTATACTCCTGATGTTGATAACTACAATGCACTTATACTTGGATTTTGCAAATCTCGAAGAACAGACACGGCAATGCAGATAGTTCAGATGATGATCAATAAAGGATGTGTGCCTAATGAGACAACCTATACCATTATTGTTGAAGGGCTCGCTTTCGATGGAGAAATGGATATGGCAGCGGAGATTTCGAAAGCATTATATTTGAAAGAAGCTCTGAGCCAAAGCACTTTTGAAAGACTTTCTATGCAGTATGACTTCAAGGAATGA